The stretch of DNA gtttacaactttttttttttcgctaaagggtcatgtatattaagagaCGAAAGgggaaaaattaaaaactgTACAAAGCGGATCCATAATAAGaagatctaaaaaaaaaaaaaaaaaaaaaaaaaaaaaacaaacaaacaactaGCACACAACCTAGGACCCACctccacctacggcattgccatcagcaaaaagATAGGCGCTAggccaaaaaaaataaactgaacaccaataaaatctGAAGGGCGATCTGCCCATCGCATCCTCAGCCAAGAACTCAAGCACCTCAGGAGGCCATGCCACTACTGATGAAGACGCTTCCTTCTTAGCAGCCGTCTGCGCCAGGAAATCTGCTATAGGGTTTGCCTCCCGAtaacaatgagtgattttccatcttataccactgagataagaaataagggaagaccGCTTTTGCCAAACAAACCACAGGATCGAGCCCCTTTGAACCATGAGCACCACAGCGcccgaatcacattcaatccacagagatgcacaattcatctctcttgctctctcaattccttcaattaacGCTTGAAATTCAGCTTGGAAATTTGAAAGCGATTCCTAAAAAGGAGCTATAAATCGATACAATCTAGCACTTGCTGTCCCTTATAATGCCACCTGCTCCTGCATTTCTTGGATTACCCAAGGACGAGCCATCACAATTTAGCTTCCACCAACCATCCATTGGAGGCAGCAAGAAAATTTCTCGCACCCCTTTAATCTTCCTTCTTGGAACCTCCATATTTAGCTTCAAGCATCTCTCATAATCTAGGCGAGATTTAATTCTATTACTCTTTCTTGGGCCACGTCTTCTAATCTCCTCCATTATTATATGAAAGACTTGTCCATTAGATCGATGCGGTCCCCTAATTTCCTTGagttcctttccatccaaataaagtatGGAACTAGAATCAAACCTGCCATCCACATTTGAGACAGACCAACGGCGTTGGATTTTTGAGTCCACCATGAAACATGCGCTGAAAAATCTTCCCCTTGATAGGGCCAATGAAATCCAAAGACTTCAGAAAATGCCCTCCAAATGTAGACAATTCCATCACATTCCAAGAACAAATGATTTATAGACTCCTCAACCTTATTGCACACCTCGCACCTAGAAGGGAGCGgcactccttttctttttaccttgtcATCACAAGGAAGCTTCCCATGCATAagtctccatccaaacaccgatTGGTGGGGGATCAAAACTGAGCCCCACACTACTTTTGCCCAGCCCACTTTAGGAGAAACCTTTCTCAGTGCTTCCTAGGCCGATTTAGTGGAGAAAGATCCTAAGGAGGATAGAGACCAGCAGCATTGGTCTTTCTGACCCCGTGGCAAGGATATATTCCCTATAGCTTTGAATATATCATGTAAAAATTCAGACTGAATAGGAGGAAAACACCACTTACCGTCTCCAATAAAGTCTACCACTCCGCTCAGCAATAGACAGGGGGCCTATCCATCGATCCTGCCAAAAAAAATGTCCTCACCAGTACCCACCATCCAACGTTCAGATAGAGATACAAAGTTCCACATCTTCACAATTCCTTTAAACACCGAAAATGCTTTATAACCCTTCTTGAGGTCTCCACCTTCATTCACAAACCTAGCCTGCAAGAAGGTACTAAAAGCATATCCTTCATACTTCATTTGCCACACTAGTTTGCTGAGCACCGCACAGTTCATATCCCTCAATCGCCTGATACctaaacccccttcctccttaggccgGCACACCTCTTCCCATTTCACAGTGATTTTCTTCACTGTGTAAATATCCCCTGACCATAGGAAATCCCTAATCCAGTGCTCCACCGTTTTAAACACCgattcaggccaccaataaatggaGAAGTTATGAATAGGTATACCTGAGATCACAGACCGAATGAGCTCTGCACGACCTGCCATTGAAAGGAGTTTGCCTCACCATCCATGTAATcgagatttaattttatccataagAGGAAGCATCCTATCCTTCTTGCCAGTgcccttgaagatctcaaccccAAGATACCTCATCGGAAGAGAGCAAGTTGGGATACCCAACAGATCAGATATATACCTCTTCCTGTGAGGGGcgactttaccaaaaaaaaccttGCTCTTCTCCAAGCTGAATTTTTGGCTAGAAAATTATTGGTATTTAAGCAGGAACTCTCTCAGACATCGAACATGTTTCGCTGCGGTgttcatgaagataaaaatgTCATCCGCGAAGAGCAGATGATTGGGAACAATGGCACCTCTAGGACCAGGGAGTGCCTTCAGTTTTCCCTCCTTTAATAGACCATTTAGACCCCCACATAACACTTCttctgccaaaataaaaagcattGGAGAGAGcgggtccccttgtctcaaacctTTCTCGACTCCAAAGAAACCCACCGGACCACCATTCAATAACACTGAAATtctagaagaaaccaaaatttcgtGAATCCAGGCCAACCACACATCTGAGAAGCCGAACCGTTTCAAGACCGTGAAAAGGAAATCCCATGACAATGTGTCATAGGCCTTCTGCACATCAATCTTAATACCCATGCCACCCCCTCTGAAAGATGTATGTAATATATTGGCAAGCTGAGAGGCTAACCTAATATTTGATGAGATAATCTTACCTTTTTGGAACGCCCCTTGCTCATCTGAAACCAATCGAGGGAGAAGGTAAGATAACCTCTCAGCCATGATCTTTGACAAGACTTTACAGAAAAAGTTTGCCATACAGATGGGGCGAAACTTTCCAGAGAGACcgctccctccacctttggaattagCCTCACAAAACTGTTATTTATTCCATTCGGAAGCTTCCCACAATGGAAGAAATCAATCACAACCCCACAAAAATCGTCACCCACTATCTCCTAACACTGTTTGAAGAAAGCTCCTAGAAACCCATTAGGgccaggagagctatctgggtccAGCCCCCAtaccaccttcttaatctcttcTCTGGTAGGGATTGCTTCTAATATGGAAGAGTCCTCCCTATTCACCTCATTAGGAATCACCTGCAATAGCTCCATATGATCTATGCAATGGTCcactttatgaaaattttcaaaaaatgcgACACATATTCTACCATGTGTAGCGGCTCAGAGACCACTGTaccatcttgttttttcaaaatgcgaatgttattttttatacGATGCACCTTAACCGATAGGTGAAAGAACTTTTAGTTACGGTCTCCAAGTTTCGCCCAATTGCAGTGAGCCTTTTCAGCCCAAATTTTTTTCGTGCATCTCCACTGCTTTCAAGAGCTTAGTTTTCGCCTCTGCTTCTCTGGAGTTTAAATCATCAGACATCCCTACCTAGTCGATAGTTCTCTGGACTTCCTCCACTTCTTCAGTAACATCTTTAAGAGCTACATCCAAGTTAGGGAAACTCTGTCTTGCCCACCCCTTTAGAGCACTCTTCACCGCCCTTAATTTATAAGCCAGCCTGCCAATGGGACCATCCCTAACCTCCCTAGACCACACATCCCTCACCAGGTCCTCAAAGGATTCctcttccatccaaaaaaaatgaaatctgaAAGGGGCATTTCGAGGCTTAGGAATCACTGCCGATGAAAAAAGGATTGGAGCATGATTTGAAATTGATCTATGGAGCACCTGCTGACCACAATCACCAAAAACTTCCAACCATTGAGCATTGAAAAAACTTCTGTCAAGCCTTGCCGCCACATGTCCTCTACATCTATTGTTAGTCCAGGTAAATTTTGATCCCTAGGACGGAGAGCTTATCAGAtcacaagcatccaccatggCCTGGAACTTTGCCGCGGCACCCACATTGAATCTACCAAGACCCCTCTTCTCATGAGAATACAACGTGGCATTAAAGTCCCCTAGAGCAACCCATGGAAGGGACAGGGCAACCACAGTGCCCAACTCCACCCAAAGATTCCTATGCTCTGCCCTGAAACACGATGCATGAATCAATGAAACCAATACCTGCTGACCGTTCCATTGCATTAAAACTGAAATCATTTGCTTTGAGTAATGCACCATCACAGGCCTCGCAAGAGAATTTTTCTAGACTACCCAGAGGTTTGGCACTTTGTCACGACGAGAATTATGAATAATTTCGCCCATGAATCCCAGCCGACTAAAAAAACAGGTAGGGAAAGACACTGAATCCACCATGGGCTCTGCAATACACACCACATCAGGGGAGTGATCACGAAGAAAAACATGCAACACTCTAGTAGCCGCCGCCTTTCGAACACCTCAGATATTCCAATAGAAAATCTGCATAATTAAAAAGTTGTTCCATCGGACTTGTCCGACCTCAAGGTCTGACCACcacctttatttttctttttccttttctcccctgCTTCAGTCCCTTTCTCAGTCATCTTCGCCGCCTTGTCGACAGCTTGAACCCCCATCCgagcaatctccttcctgctcAAAGGAAGCTGTAATGGGGCAGTATACTCCCTATTCGTCGCTGTACGACCTCCCCTGCCGGCCAGACCTCCTCAAGAACTACCTAGGGACACCCCTGTCCTCTTAGGACGAGCAGAAACCATCACCCCACCCTGAGAGGAGGGTGCCATGGCCTTGGTCACCTGCTGCTGAAACTCCATTGGACCAGTGgttgaaactgaaccaaactgGTTCGGTTCTCCTTCCTTGACCGTATCTTGGTATGATTCCGACCCAGATTCAGAGCTAGACTCCTCATCAGACCGGCCCACCTCATCATCAGAAGATACCGCCTCCTTATCTGAATCAAAAGATTTAGAGTGTATCTCCTCCCTATCATGAGCTTCCTTATTTAATATCTCCCCCTCATGAGCCATTTCCATATTTTCCGAAATAGGAATAATGGAATTGTGAGTGggagaaatcaaatcaattaaaatctcaCCTTCTTCCACATTTGGTAACTGAGGTAAAGAATTAAAGGGAATAAAAGAGCCCGCCACTACTCCATCAGTGTTCACACgatttgaatttaaattcaCAAGATCGTGATCCATTCTTTCCAAAGAAGTGATGATTTGAACCGGTGAGTTACTCGTTCCCGAGTTGACTCTGTCTTCTTCATACACCGCCCCTGGTATCCCTTCCTTGTCTCGAGCATTCAGCCGCTCGTCATAGGCCTTCTTTTCTCGGCAGGCATGAACTTGGTACCCCAGTTTTTTTGTAGAAACCGCATTTCCCCAATGAATCCTCGTAGATCAACTGTTGCTTGAACCAGAACAAAGTTTGAGTCCCAGGCTGTTTGCGTTCAACTTGGATTTCCTCCAGCCTCGGAACCCCCACTTCCATCTCCACCAGAACGCGAGCATAATTCCTGTATATAACGTTCTTAGTGCGCTGATCGAGACCAACTGGCCTCCCTACTGCCTTGGCCATTGTCAATAAGaccttttcatgccaatattctagAGGAAGATCTGGAAATTGCACCCAAACTAGGACcttattgatcaatttttcatGGATGCTAAAATCTGGACGCCATCTTTGAAACTGAACGAGTTGACCTCCAATTTTCATAAGGCTTCTCTTCCACATCTGGGCCATGTCATGCTCAGACTCAAATTGGAAGATCGTGAAGCCCTTACCCATGGGTATCATCTTCACTTTACCTTTCAGTTTCCAAGAGTCACGGGCTTCTCTGCGAATGTCATCcagggaaagaaaatgaaaattgattCTACCAATCAAGGCAAATCGATATTTGATTAATCTATCCTCGTAAGCCTGTTGGGGGATGATCACCTTGGTCGAATTCCCTGCATGAACTGGGTCGAGCAGTTCATCCACCATCGGTGTGTTTGAACCTACCACATTCGCATAAGATTTGTGTGGTATTTGATCAGCTGGGGTGGTCACTTTTGCAGAAGCTTCAGTATCAGAACAGACAATGGAGGCGAAGGATTTATTTGCGGCAAAAGAAGGATCCTTTCCCCCATCCAAAACCACCTGCTCCATGGGAGGTTGAGCCTTCCAAAAGTCCGTTAACAGGAGTTGCCTTCCCCTAACCGGCGGGAAGCCACCTCCTGGATCATCCCCTGTGACTGTGAGAGGGCTCTCAGAATCCTGTTGTTTACAACAGAGCTGGTTACAAtagatttttttaccctttttattCTCATTGCTTACACACTTTTAAAATGAGTTCTATTTGTAATTTTGTCTCCATATCCCCAATCGACAACTCCATGGTGTAGCCTACAATAAGCCTGAGATTAGGGGTTTCAATTTTTAGCCTGCACCGGCAGGCCCTACAGGGAACGCAAGACCAATCTAACTTCaccaatttattaaacttgttgGGTTTTTATCCTGGACTAATTAACAGTCGGTCATTCCCGATATAAGAGTCCAGCCCCAATGGTCCCCTGACCGATTAATATTCCAACTCAGCCCAATATTTCGTTGTAACTTATTAGAGCTTGATATATTTAAAGTCTGTTTAGAGATCTTTTAGAGATAAATTTCTCATTAGCACATTTAAAGCCCGTCTAAGGCCTGGTTAAACTGATTATTGGATGAGGTTAGAAGAAGATTATGGCTTTTATTCAAAAGTATATGGTCCGAAGTATTTTATTATTGCCTTTTCTTCCAAgggcaataataataataagggcaTGGCTCTAAAATTTGGATTGAACCGAACAGTATCTATTGGATCAAATTGGTTTCAGCCTTGATCATCCCCGATCTTGAACAATCCAATACcataataaaaatgatttttactgaaaagaaaagataaaagtaTCTGATACAGTCCAATCAAAACAATCTGAATTGATATCGGCCTTGATCGACCTTGTCCAAGGGTGTCTTATGGTCTCAGGTTCACTAAAGGCTTTGTCATGGAGGTACCAATTGGCCATGAGGTTTCCCTCACatgtagaaaaaagaaaacaaagcaaatcGATCGGAACAAGAAACAAGAAATAGAAGTTGAGTCACAAATTGTTGTGAAATTGTTTCATTAGAATCTCCATAATGTCATTGTAtgcgataaaaaaaaatgtacaactACAAATTCTATTTCTAACCTTCTTTGTTGCAAaccttctatatatatatatatatatatatatatagtgttaAAACATATGCATATCAAAAGTGTAGCCATGTCTCTTTAGGTGTAGTTTCCACTTTGATAACATTGGCCTTATTTGGTCTTTTCTCAAATGTTTTTGGTTGGTGATGGACTAGACTATGGCTTTGCATTACCATACATGATAATTTGTGATAAAAATGGATTTcttatgtatattttttataaattcaaTAATGATATTAAGttttagggagaaagaaccatGCCAATTTGGTGTTTGTGCAAAGCCAATGGGAGGGTGCTCGAGCATCTTTTGTGCGCGGGGCTGGGGCATTGTGGTCTTTTTACGTCGACATGTATCTAGGAGTAGGCAATACCAGACTGACAAATTTCTTTGTCCCTAAGTTTTGAATCACCACTTTTACACCCAATAATATATGCATCCACGACTAAATTGAATTTGGTGTGAACAAAGAGAATTCAAATTCTACTAATTAAACAAAGCTTAATTCAATTTCTATTATGGCCTGCTAACTATGGGAAAAATGTTGCAGaacttaatttaaaattttaatcatgAGATGTGGAAATGGATATAAAATTACCTTGTACCATATGCATGTCACAAACattggaataaaaaatattaacatTTGCCATGCAACTTGTGACATTACTGCAATCGTTCCAAGAAATCCCATGACTGAGATAAGAAGTTCTTCAATTTGATGGGGAATAGAGGTATCAATAGCACTTTGATCTATGGATGCctgtatataaaaatataatcttttcaaaatttaaaattatattaatCTTTTGATGATTAAAAAAGATCATTTTGATTCCAAGAGTGATTAAGAAAATTTACTAACCCGGTTTAGAATCCTTCCACTTGGAGTAGAATCAAAAAATGACAAGGGAGCACGGAATATGCACAAATGCATTTTGTTGAAGAACAAAGTGGCCGTCTTATATCCAACAGTTACAATTAGCGTGGACCTTATAAGTACAAAAAGagagcatccaatggtcaaagcAACATAAACAAAGATGATAGTAGATCCTCTGATATGAGATTTGACATCCTCTGAAATAGGAGTAGTCAGCACCACCCAATAACTACTACTTATTAGGAGAAACTGATAAAGAATTTGTGCCAGCAATATCAGTGGAACAAAAGCTCCTTTATATACAGCGGTAACATACTTCCAGTAAACTGAAGGATTAACTCCacctttttccctcttttcttcttggacaagTTGCTCTTTTCGTTCAataattttttctgttttgtagTTTCCAAGCTCACTTTCCTCATCTTTTTTAATAGACTTCTCTCTACACACAATATTTGGATCTTCTCCACCATTAATTAAATCATCCAAAGTAACCTCACATTTAACAGAATCAAGGTCTGCCAAAGCTTTCTTTTGCTCATCCACCACCtccataaagtcaagtcctaacCTAAGTATTTCATTATAATTTCCTGCTTGAATAATTCTTCCATCTCTCATAACCTACGAAACACGATAAGGTAAATAATCACTCTCAAACTAAGTTGATGAACTTGAAATTCATGAAAGAAAGATCATATATTCTCACCAAGATAAGATCAGCAGAAGATAAAAACTCTACTTGATGGGTCACATAAATTACTGCTTTTGAACCCAAAATTCCGAGTAAGCACTCCTGTCATAAAAGTTTAGATTTTTACATTTAGGAACTTGAAAGAATATCTTATTGCTTGAAAGATCCAACTAGTTATACATATTAATATTAGAATGCATCGCTCAATTTCATATATTTGTATATCATTTGTTTAGACAACTATGATTTCATTCTTGTTAAGTCAATTTTTTAGGTCAAACTTAGTTTATTAaggtaaaaaattatgaattaaCAATAGAAATATAACTTAGAGCCAATTTATTCAAGGAAAGCTTTCGAAGTTGAGGTTAAAGAACATCTACCTTAAATAGATGAGTTCCAGTGTAAGCATCCAAGGCACTAAAAGGATCATCAAGTAAATAAATATCAGCATCATTGTATAAAGCACGTGCAATCTGGATTCTTTGCTTCTGTCCACCGCTGAGATTGATACCCCTTTCCCCTATGATAGTCTGGTCTCCAAAAGCAAACACTTCTAGATCCTTCTTCAATGAACATGCTTCAAGGATCATCTCGTACCTTTCCTTATCCATCTTCTTACCAAACAATATATTCTCTACTATCTTGCCACTCTGTATCCAAGGTGTTTGTGCAACATAGGCCTTCGTTCCATTCAACTTAATAGTTCCAGATAATTTCGGCACTTCTTCCAATATGCATGAAAGTAAGCTTGACTTGCCTGAACCAACAGAACCACAAACAGCCACTCTCATGCCATGATACACTCGAAAATTAAGATTTTTTAATGTCAGATCAGGGGAATGAAGGTCCCAAGAGAAATTCCCTTCGACTATCTCGACTGCAACCttgtcatcatcatctcttGGAAGCTTTTGTGTTATATTCAAATGAAGATCATCGAGACAGAGGAATGAAATTATTCTATTAAGAGATACTTTAGTCTGAACCACCATAGAGATTGTGTCTGGGAGATTATAAATGGGTGCTTGCAGTATATCAAATGTTGCAAGTGCAGATAAAATCTTCCCTGAGTCTAGTGGAATTCTTGTAAGCACACAGAACCCAAAAGTAATCAAGGATACAAACATAGGAGCAGACAAGTAGACAAAGGCAGACATAGCTGAtgtataaagtaatttttttaaccatcttGTTTCAAAGTTCCTAAGCTCAATTATCTTCGCCAAAAACTTCATCTCCCAACCCTGAAGCTTAAGAATCCTCATATTCCTTAAAGCCTCAGATGTTACATTCATTCTTCGATCCTTTGAATCCATAAATTCCTTCTGAAATTTCTCTTGTAGTTTTCCTAGTGGAAAGTTTGCTAACATCAAAATAATTGTGGCAACAAAAGCTACAAGTGAACCAAGCCCAAGGTTCATGTACAAGATCAACAATGCTAAAACAATCTGCAGAGGCACTCTCCATATATCGTGCAGGTACCAACTGAAAAAGCTTGTCCGCTCAACATCAACACTCATCAAATTAATTGTCCCCCCACTAGTGTGACATTTCTTTGATTGACTTGAAAGCCTGAGACCCTTCTTATAGATTATTCCCACTAAGGCAGCACGAACCCTAATGGACATCTTTCGCAATTGAAAAAATAAGTGCCTCTCTGAGAAGCACCTTATTagctttgaaagaaaaaaaataaacactaaCACATAGCTTTTATATTCTAGCTGATAAGGGCTATTCAAAAATTGCACAAAGGTCTTAATAAGGTATGGTCCAACATAAGAAGCCAATGTGCATgtaatggagaatagagttgtCCATAGTATCTCTTTCCACGTTGAGAGAATCAATGCTTTCACTAGCTTGATTATTGTTACATGACCACCATTACCACAACCATCACCATCAGATTCaagtttatttctaaaacaataaAAGACCACATTGGCACTATCATAATTGGAAAGCTGAGGAATATCTTCTAGGTCTAGTGTTTTTTTATATCCTAGTGCAAGCAAAGAGCTCATCCAAGAGAAAGTAAAAATACTTAAGAGATTTGCATCTGCATAAGGAGATACACTTCCGCCATTGACACTTGATCCTTGTCCATTGTTACCATTGTTTTGATTGAAACCAATTTTCAAAAGAGGCTCTAAAAGTTggaaatcttcatcttctcgcCTCTTACCAAACAACCCAGCATAAGAAAAGAACAAACCAGCAATAAGGGATATAGCATCACTGACCCATAACAGGAATGGTAAGGATGATTGTTTCCAGTACAAACCAAGATGTATAATAAGATATGAATAAGACATTAGGAAGTAGAAGACCCACCAAATCCTTAGTAGAATGGGAAACCTGTGTTCACTTGAATGAGAAAACTGGATATGTAAGTAAGCAGAGATCACTACCCAAGTGAGTGTTCTAAATACAAAATCAAATTGGATAACAAGCTTTAGATAAGACCAACCATGTCGAAACCCAAAGAGACAGTTTAACATGCATAGGAGAAGATCACAAAAAGCTAGGCTCATACAAGATATAAGGGCTGACCAATAGTATAAAAAGTATGTATTCTTCAagagtggttttgaattttcaagggTAGGCATCGTGCATCtcttgcaagcccaaaaaatagataaaattaaTACAAAAAATAAGTGTGAAGAAGCAGAAAACCCATGCAAGAAATTGGCTGCAAAAGATTGCGAAAAGAATGTCCAGAAATTCATGTCATTCTTTAATTCTTCAAAAG from Macadamia integrifolia cultivar HAES 741 unplaced genomic scaffold, SCU_Mint_v3 scaffold933, whole genome shotgun sequence encodes:
- the LOC122070482 gene encoding ABC transporter C family member 3-like, translating into MSYSYLIIHLGLYWKQSSLPFLLWVSDAISLIAGLFFSYAGLFGKRREDEDFQLLEPLLKIGFNQNNGNNGQGSSVNGGSVSPYADANLLSIFTFSWMSSLLALGYKKTLDLEDIPQLSNYDSANVVFYCFRNKLESDGDGCGNGGHVTIIKLVKALILSTWKEILWTTLFSITCTLASYVGPYLIKTFVQFLNSPYQLEYKSYVLVFIFFLSKLIRVRAALVGIIYKKGLRLSSQSKKCHTSGGTINLMSVDVERTSFFSWYLHDIWRVPLQIVLALLILYMNLGLGSLVAFVATIILMLANFPLGKLQEKFQKEFMDSKDRRMNVTSEALRNMRILKLQGWEMKFLAKIIELRNFETRWLKKLLYTSAMSAFVYLSAPMFVSLITFGFCVLTRIPLDSGKILSALATFDILQAPIYNLPDTISMVVQTKVSLNRIISFLCLDDLHLNITQKLPRDDDDKVAVEIVEGNFSWDLHSPDLTLKNLNFRVYHGMRVAVCGSVGSGKSSLLSCILEEVPKLSGTIKLNGTKAYVAQTPWIQSGKIVENILFGKKMDKERYEMILEACSLKKDLEVFAFGDQTIIGERGINLSGGQKQRIQIARALYNDADIYLLDDPFSALDAYTGTHLFKECLLGILGSKAVIYVTHQVEFLSSADLILVMRDGRIIQAGNYNEILRLGLDFMEVVDEQKKALADLDSVKCEVTLDDLINGGEDPNIVCREKSIKKDEESELGNYKTEKIIERKEQLVQEEKREKGGVNPSVYWKYVTAVYKGAFVPLILLAQILYQFLLISSSYWVVLTTPISEDVKSHIRGSTIIFVYVALTIGCSLFVLIRSTLIVTVGYKTATLFFNKMHLCIFRAPLSFFDSTPSGRILNRASIDQSAIDTSIPHQIEELLISVMGFLGTIAVMSQVAWQMLIFFIPMFVTCIWYKRYYVPTAQELSRLTGVCQAPIIQHFSESSLGSTTIRCFDQEDRFMDMNLKLVDGYSQPKFYFSGAMEWLCFRMDILASITYAVSLVFLILVPKGVLNPGVAGLAITYGLSLSMHGVIWDLSILENKIISFERMLQYACIPCEPPLLVEENKPSCEWPSQGKIDIVDIQVRYAPHLPLVLRGLTCTFPGGMKIGIVGRTGCGKSTLVQAIFRMFELTAGQIWIDDINISKIGLHNLRSRLSIIPQDPTIFEGTLRSNLDPLDEYTDEQIWEALDKCQLGDEFRKKEGKLDSVVTENGENWSMGQRQLVCLGRVLLKKSKVLVLDEATASVDTMTDYLIQQTLKQQFSGSTVITIAHRLTSILDIDMVLLLDNGVVVEYDSPTKLLKNKSSSFAKLVKEYTLRCSS